The Acidicapsa acidisoli genome contains a region encoding:
- the rpsT gene encoding 30S ribosomal protein S20, which translates to MANHVSSLKRARQTVVKTEVNRANRTRVRGSLRLMREALVKGDVKAAQAQFRETVSALDKSVQKGVLHKNTVSRYKSRLNARLKTLVLAAPAKA; encoded by the coding sequence ATGGCAAATCACGTTTCGTCGCTCAAGCGCGCCCGTCAGACCGTCGTCAAGACTGAAGTGAACCGCGCCAACCGTACCCGCGTTCGCGGCAGCCTGCGCCTGATGCGCGAAGCCCTCGTCAAGGGCGACGTCAAAGCCGCCCAGGCCCAGTTCCGCGAAACCGTCTCCGCACTCGACAAGAGCGTCCAGAAGGGCGTTCTGCACAAGAACACCGTTTCGCGTTACAAGAGCCGCCTGAATGCCCGTCTCAAGACGCTCGTTCTAGCCGCTCCCGCTAAGGCATAA
- a CDS encoding DUF3857 domain-containing protein, which produces MNKTATHVRFLADATSVRTQSSSVKMLSEAGVNGWAVLQFPYASETEHIDVHYVRVKKADGSTVATPAANALDLPSDVTRTAPMYSDLKQKQIPVKALGIGDTLEFEVVYIEDKPLVPGQFWFSYSFGRSFVVLNETLEVRFPREKQPKVANADLQPTIRDDGAECVYTWTTANIEPTKPDGTGEKVDEAEKPSVQISTFSSWQQVGEWYSKLAQSQVKVTPEIQAKADVLVKGIPPGAAQIEAIYNFVSTHIHYIGLSFGVGRYQPHTATDVLENEYGDCKDKHTLLAALLKAEGVEAWPVLINSSTKLYEDVPSPGQFDHLITILPQGKQYLWLDSTPEIAPYGMLLSNLRDKQALVVAGTGAPFLLKTPTDPPFPTEDHLVMRGALDDAGTFKGHGELVMRGDSEVIYRSIFHANAKAKWQDLMQAISYRLGFGGEVSNVQVDDPDITRQPFHLAWDYQRKKYGDWDNRQITPPTGGIPINIISEDKKPEFPIQVGSRGTTIYTAELTLPPGASMDPPADVDLKTAFAEYHAKYSVANGKFLTERRLTVFQKEVTVSDWQGYIAFQKELTTDFGHMSTIATSGAALPTGSKDIGEAADLIQSAMQSCQAGERTRCEDQLDKAKKLNPHQTNLNASYGSLYMIQGKMDLGLEAFRTELKEHPDNLRVARWFAQMLSRMKRDDDAIDIYRTVLKSVPDDVDANSELARTLVAKEDWKDAQPILEKTIQLRPDNAQVQMWYGQSCLQNGKEAEGLDALKTAAGQTSDPTSLASIASAIASSGKDLDLAGTLAKTAVTLVEQQTGSLSLTDITNAQIKKMVDLAQAWNSMSLTAFRSGNLAIAEKYALAAWTLAQEPSAGDRLAQIYEKQGKLAQALDTYKLAKARAYPPVPGIDIRISALEKRLGHVSPIGDTGASRLQDLRMVHLARGKPLSASGDFLVMFADGKLSDVKMLGGDPKIEPYANLLKEAKFNIAFPDEGPEHVIRQGILSCSVYDPNCMFLMMLPADASTESRGYVPMRAGETKTIQLKP; this is translated from the coding sequence GTGAACAAGACAGCCACCCATGTGCGCTTTTTGGCTGACGCCACCTCCGTCCGAACCCAGAGCAGCAGCGTGAAGATGCTTTCTGAAGCAGGCGTTAACGGCTGGGCAGTCCTGCAGTTCCCATACGCATCCGAGACCGAGCACATCGACGTCCATTATGTGAGGGTGAAGAAGGCAGATGGCAGCACAGTTGCAACCCCAGCGGCGAATGCTCTCGATCTGCCCTCCGATGTCACCCGCACAGCACCTATGTACAGCGACCTGAAACAGAAACAGATTCCAGTCAAAGCCCTTGGCATAGGAGACACACTGGAGTTTGAGGTTGTCTACATTGAGGACAAACCTCTTGTACCCGGACAATTCTGGTTCTCTTATAGTTTCGGCCGTTCCTTCGTCGTTCTCAACGAAACCCTCGAAGTCCGATTCCCGCGCGAAAAGCAACCCAAGGTAGCCAACGCCGATCTACAGCCCACAATTAGGGATGACGGCGCCGAATGTGTTTATACATGGACCACCGCAAACATCGAGCCCACCAAGCCTGATGGCACCGGCGAGAAAGTCGATGAAGCAGAAAAGCCTTCCGTCCAGATCAGCACATTCTCCAGTTGGCAGCAAGTGGGCGAGTGGTATAGTAAGCTGGCTCAGTCGCAAGTTAAAGTCACTCCCGAGATTCAGGCTAAAGCCGACGTCCTGGTAAAAGGCATCCCACCCGGCGCTGCACAGATCGAAGCGATCTATAACTTCGTTTCTACCCACATCCATTACATTGGCCTTTCTTTCGGCGTAGGCAGATACCAGCCCCACACCGCGACGGACGTGCTTGAAAACGAATACGGCGACTGCAAGGACAAACACACTTTGCTCGCCGCACTGCTCAAGGCCGAAGGCGTGGAAGCATGGCCCGTCCTCATCAATAGTTCAACAAAGCTGTATGAAGACGTTCCGTCTCCCGGCCAGTTCGATCACCTCATCACCATCCTTCCTCAAGGCAAACAATATCTCTGGCTAGACTCCACCCCGGAGATTGCACCCTACGGAATGCTGCTGAGCAACCTGCGAGACAAACAGGCCCTGGTCGTAGCTGGGACAGGCGCACCGTTTTTGCTGAAAACGCCAACCGACCCACCATTCCCCACAGAAGACCATCTCGTCATGCGCGGCGCCCTGGACGATGCGGGCACATTCAAAGGACACGGCGAGCTAGTAATGCGTGGCGACAGCGAAGTGATCTATCGCTCTATCTTCCATGCAAACGCCAAAGCCAAATGGCAAGACCTCATGCAGGCGATCTCCTATCGCCTCGGCTTTGGCGGCGAGGTAAGCAATGTTCAAGTGGACGACCCGGATATTACTCGACAGCCCTTCCACCTTGCTTGGGATTACCAACGAAAAAAATACGGCGACTGGGACAACCGGCAGATTACCCCTCCCACCGGAGGTATCCCGATCAACATCATCAGCGAAGACAAGAAGCCTGAGTTCCCCATCCAGGTCGGTTCGCGCGGAACCACGATTTACACCGCAGAGCTGACTCTTCCCCCGGGAGCAAGCATGGACCCGCCCGCCGATGTTGACCTCAAAACGGCGTTTGCTGAATATCACGCGAAGTACTCCGTCGCCAATGGAAAGTTCCTCACTGAGAGACGGCTCACCGTCTTCCAAAAAGAGGTTACCGTCTCCGACTGGCAAGGTTACATCGCATTTCAGAAAGAACTCACGACCGACTTTGGGCATATGAGCACCATCGCGACCTCCGGAGCAGCATTACCCACCGGCTCCAAAGACATCGGCGAAGCTGCCGATCTTATCCAATCCGCCATGCAATCCTGTCAGGCAGGGGAACGAACCCGCTGCGAAGATCAGCTAGACAAGGCCAAAAAGCTCAACCCCCACCAAACTAACCTCAACGCCTCCTACGGCAGCCTCTACATGATCCAGGGCAAGATGGACTTGGGGCTGGAAGCCTTCCGTACTGAACTCAAGGAGCATCCGGACAACCTCAGAGTTGCCCGCTGGTTCGCCCAGATGCTGAGCCGGATGAAACGCGACGACGACGCCATCGACATCTATCGCACCGTTCTCAAGTCAGTCCCCGACGATGTCGATGCTAACTCCGAACTAGCTCGCACTTTGGTCGCAAAGGAAGACTGGAAAGACGCCCAGCCCATTCTCGAAAAAACCATCCAACTCCGCCCCGACAATGCTCAGGTACAGATGTGGTACGGTCAATCCTGCCTCCAGAATGGTAAGGAAGCCGAAGGACTCGACGCACTCAAAACCGCAGCGGGACAAACTTCTGACCCCACTTCCCTCGCCTCCATCGCCTCGGCAATTGCCAGCTCTGGCAAGGATCTCGATTTGGCCGGAACACTTGCCAAGACTGCCGTCACGCTCGTCGAGCAGCAGACCGGAAGCCTCTCGCTCACCGACATCACAAATGCCCAGATAAAGAAGATGGTCGACCTCGCTCAAGCTTGGAACAGCATGAGCCTTACCGCCTTCAGATCAGGCAACCTCGCCATAGCAGAAAAGTATGCCCTTGCCGCATGGACCCTCGCCCAGGAACCCAGCGCAGGCGATCGCCTCGCGCAGATTTACGAGAAGCAAGGCAAGCTTGCACAGGCGCTGGACACATATAAACTGGCGAAAGCTCGCGCCTACCCGCCTGTGCCCGGAATCGACATCCGCATCAGTGCGCTCGAAAAACGCTTGGGCCATGTAAGCCCGATCGGTGATACCGGAGCCAGCCGCCTGCAGGACCTTCGCATGGTGCATCTGGCACGCGGAAAACCCTTGTCGGCTTCCGGGGATTTTCTCGTCATGTTCGCGGACGGCAAGCTCAGTGACGTGAAGATGCTTGGTGGCGATCCCAAGATCGAACCTTACGCAAACCTGCTCAAGGAGGCCAAGTTCAACATCGCATTTCCGGATGAAGGACCAGAACACGTCATTCGCCAAGGCATTCTCTCCTGCTCCGTATACGATCCGAACTGCATGTTCTTGATGATGCTTCCGGCAGATGCCAGCACTGAATCGCGAGGCTATGTTCCCATGCGGGCAGGGGAAACAAAGACGATCCAGCTAAAACCGTGA